The Phlebotomus papatasi isolate M1 chromosome 3, Ppap_2.1, whole genome shotgun sequence genomic sequence CACGTGGAATGATCTCGCCAAGGCACTTGAACACGACAAATCCGTATCAATCTCAAAGCTAGACTGCACTCAGTACCGACCAATTTGCCAGGACTTTGAAGTTAAGGTAaaatgagttaaaaaaaatctaaacgcCAGAGAACGTAATCCTAAAAACTCCATCCTTAGGGTTATCCTTCACTGCTGTGGATCGAAGATGGGAAGAAAGTCGAGAAGTATTCAGGAGGACGCTCTTTGGAAGATCTCAAAGCCTATGTAGACAAGATGGTTGGAAAGGAGGCTAAGGTAGTGGAAAAGACCCCAGAGGAAACCAAAGAAGATACCCAAGTTGCCCTTCAACTGACTGCAGATACTTTTGATCATGCCATTGAGAAAGGAGTTACTTTTGTCAAATTCTTTGCTCCCTGGTAAAACTACAAAGTCCAGGAAAGAAAGCTTAGGATTTTAACTAAATTCATCTATTTTTTTACAGGTGCGGCCACTGCAAACGCCTGGCTCCAACATGGGAGGAACTTGCTGTGAAATTCGTGGGCAATagtaatgttaaaattgctaaaGTTGACTGCACAGTAGCAGAAAACAAGGAACTCTGCTCTGCTCAGGAAGTGGACGGTTTCCCCACATTGCATTTATACAAAGCAGGTGCCAAATTGGAGGAATACAATGGGTCCCGGACCCTCGAAGCCCTACACCAATTTGTGGCGAAGCACGATAAGGGTCACGATGAATTGTAAAGTGAATCTACAACAAAGTATCAATTGCTGGTGATGTTAAAATACTTAATATCGAAACTGGAGGATTCTCCTTGACTTCCAACATTATTCAGCAATTGTGAAAGTTtccaataaagaaaaaaaaacctttctaaAGTATTTCTAAAGAGTCTCTGTTCCATCCTGTAAAAATTGGCAGTGTTCTATTTAATTAATTCCTTATGGTTTTCTCTcctgaagtatacgcttaaaTGTTAATCTCtttaaaatgattgaaattgAGAAACTTTTAACGTTACACCGCGTGGAATCCTTTTCTTCatcatcattattattattattaatcgtatcgagatatttgtattataaggtaatcatttttacaatgtcatatgtcatattccgtgttggaagaatctgctaagtccattgtagaccgtccaggagcgccttcctgtgatgtgaatgcttcttccatgctcccagagttGTTGGG encodes the following:
- the LOC129806550 gene encoding thioredoxin domain-containing protein 5 homolog, whose protein sequence is MKCLHLILFVSFLSVSLGHEESVHTIQLTSENFSKEIKESNFFVMFFAPWCGHCKRLAPTWEQLAEMLNTKEGSRVKIGKVDCTEQDSVCSAHEVTGYPTLKFFKLGETESTKFRGTRDLPTLTTFINEQLGETDEKEVEDEKPELPEAVQGLQELTDETFSKFVANGKHFVKFYAPWCGHCQKLAPTWNDLAKALEHDKSVSISKLDCTQYRPICQDFEVKGYPSLLWIEDGKKVEKYSGGRSLEDLKAYVDKMVGKEAKVVEKTPEETKEDTQVALQLTADTFDHAIEKGVTFVKFFAPWCGHCKRLAPTWEELAVKFVGNSNVKIAKVDCTVAENKELCSAQEVDGFPTLHLYKAGAKLEEYNGSRTLEALHQFVAKHDKGHDEL